CCAAGAGCGGAGTCAATAATCAGCAGCGTTTTCATTATGCTCTCCTGCTGTTAGTTAAAAGGTTTTAAGTCAACGCGCGCCATCATCGCGGCTAACTGGGTACGATCGGTAATGCCGACGTTACTCTGGCTCACGGCCAGCGCCGCGACAGCGGTCGCAAGGCGTAACGTATGCTCGCTGGACTCACGCATCAGCAGGCCGTAGATCAGCCCCCCAACCATCGAATCCCCGGCGCCAACGGTGCTTACCACCTCCATTGACGGCGGTTTGGCGATCCATTCGCCTGAAGCGTTAACCCACAGCGCCCCTTCTGCGCCCAGCGAGATCACCACATGGGCAATTCCCTGCTCGCGAAGGGCATGAGCGGCTTCAATCACATCTTTCAGATCGGGCAGCTTACGCCCGGCCCAGATCTCCAGCTCGCGGCGGTTCGGTTTTACCAGCCACGGCGCGGCCTTCAGCCCGGCGACCAGCGCCTCACGGCTGCTGTCAAAAATGATGCACGGACACTGGCTGCGCAGCCGCGTCATCCAGTCGGTGAACGCTTCCGGGCTCACGCCGGCCGGCAGGCTGCCGCTGACGCAGACCATATCGAACTGGCCCAGCCAGCTCAGGGAGTCGGCGACAAAGCGTTCCCAGTCCGCCGGGGTCACTTCAAAACCGGAGAAGTTGAAATCGGTGACTTCGCTGTCTTTTTCGGTCAGCTTAACGTTGATGCGGGTACGGCCCTGCACCACCTGGAAACGGTTGGCGATCCCCAGCTCGCTGAACAGCTGCTGGAAGCCATCCTGGTTATCTTTGCCGAGGAAACCGCCGACGGTAACATCAATGCCTAAGTCTTTGAGCACTTTGGCGACGTTGATCCCCTTACCTGCGGCGTGCAGGCCGGTGGTGCGCACGAGGTTGACTTCACCGCGTTCAATTTCCGGGGTAAACCCAACCAGGTCGTAGGCAGGGTTAAGGGTGATAGTGGCTACACGTCTGCTCATTATGCGCCCTCCCCCAGACCGGCTGCGATGGCTTCGCCAATCGCCTTCAGCGCCTGTTCAGCATCCTCGCCCTGGGCGGTAAAGCGCAGGCGGTGGCCTTTCTTCACGCCCAGCGCCACAACCTTCATCAGGCTGCGACCGTTGGCAGGCTTGCCGCTGCCGTCCAGATTGGTGACGGTGACGTCGCTGTTAAACTGTTTAATGGTGTTGACCAGCATCGTTCCCGGACGGGCGTGCAGGCCATGCTCATTGCGTACGACAAACTCGGCGTTCAGCACGTCATCCTTCAGCGCGTCATCGCTGGTCAGCAGCGCCAGCAGCGTCGCTGCGTCAGCTGTCAGCAGACGGTCAGCTTTATTGGCCAGCAGTATGTCAGCCAGACGCTTCAGCACCGCTTCCGGGCCGCTGTCGGTCATGGCGACGCTGACCAGCAGCGCCGCACGCTCGCCGTTCACGTCAAAGGCGTTTGCCGCCCGGCTGACGGCGATAGCGCTTTGCAGGTTGCCTTCGGCGCTGTCGTTCAGCCAGATCCCCTGGCCGAGGTTCAGCGGCTGTTCGCTGATGGCGCGGGTCACGAAGTTTACATCAACCGCTCCTGCCTCTTTCAGGCGTCCGGCGTTCAGCGCCTGGAGCGTCACCAGATCGCTGGCCGCGACGTCGAGGGTCAGCGTTTCATTGTCCAGCTTCATGCCAGCGCTTTGCTTTTCACCCATCAGCAGGGCGCGCAGCTCTTCAGCGGTTGTAGCGGATTGCAGCTGGGCTGCGACGTCATCGTCGCTCAGAACGTGGGTCAGCTGGCGCAGCAGGCCCAGATGTTCGTCAGAGCTGGCAGCGATGCCGATAGCAACGTAGGCCACCTGCCCTTCACCCCACAGGACGCCCTGCGGGAACTGGTAGACCTGCACGCCGGTTTTCAGCACCTGGTCACGGGTGTCGGTGGTGCCGTGCGGAATAGCGATGCCGTTGCCGAGGAAGGTCGACGTCTGCTGCTCACGGGCGAGCATGCCGGCCACGTAGCCGTCAGCCACGTTGCCCGCCTGCACTAGCGCGCCCGCGATCTGGCGAATTGCCTCTTCTTTATTACCGGCCTGCTGGCCTGGATGGATGTCCTGAACGGATAACTGGAACATGAATCTCCACTCCTGCTGAACTTGAATCGTTTCAGCT
Above is a genomic segment from Enterobacter sp. C2 containing:
- the fruK gene encoding 1-phosphofructokinase, encoding MSRRVATITLNPAYDLVGFTPEIERGEVNLVRTTGLHAAGKGINVAKVLKDLGIDVTVGGFLGKDNQDGFQQLFSELGIANRFQVVQGRTRINVKLTEKDSEVTDFNFSGFEVTPADWERFVADSLSWLGQFDMVCVSGSLPAGVSPEAFTDWMTRLRSQCPCIIFDSSREALVAGLKAAPWLVKPNRRELEIWAGRKLPDLKDVIEAAHALREQGIAHVVISLGAEGALWVNASGEWIAKPPSMEVVSTVGAGDSMVGGLIYGLLMRESSEHTLRLATAVAALAVSQSNVGITDRTQLAAMMARVDLKPFN
- the fruB gene encoding fused PTS fructose transporter subunit IIA/HPr protein: MFQLSVQDIHPGQQAGNKEEAIRQIAGALVQAGNVADGYVAGMLAREQQTSTFLGNGIAIPHGTTDTRDQVLKTGVQVYQFPQGVLWGEGQVAYVAIGIAASSDEHLGLLRQLTHVLSDDDVAAQLQSATTAEELRALLMGEKQSAGMKLDNETLTLDVAASDLVTLQALNAGRLKEAGAVDVNFVTRAISEQPLNLGQGIWLNDSAEGNLQSAIAVSRAANAFDVNGERAALLVSVAMTDSGPEAVLKRLADILLANKADRLLTADAATLLALLTSDDALKDDVLNAEFVVRNEHGLHARPGTMLVNTIKQFNSDVTVTNLDGSGKPANGRSLMKVVALGVKKGHRLRFTAQGEDAEQALKAIGEAIAAGLGEGA